A DNA window from Halomicrobium mukohataei DSM 12286 contains the following coding sequences:
- a CDS encoding universal stress protein, with protein sequence MNGGTPSLNKVALADRADSSLALLHVVDTGTIGEPALSATELVVGQREDDGTALLKRLAQRARDRGISTQLHNCHGEPSREIRSYADEIEADLVVMGYSNN encoded by the coding sequence GTGAACGGCGGGACTCCCTCGCTGAATAAGGTGGCGCTGGCCGACCGAGCGGACAGCTCGCTCGCCCTGTTGCACGTCGTCGACACCGGGACGATCGGCGAACCCGCGCTGTCGGCGACCGAACTCGTCGTCGGCCAGCGCGAGGACGACGGCACCGCGCTGTTGAAGCGCCTGGCCCAGCGCGCTCGCGACCGCGGCATCAGTACCCAGCTGCACAACTGTCACGGCGAGCCGAGCCGGGAGATACGGAGCTACGCCGACGAGATCGAGGCCGACCTCGTCGTCATGGGCTATAGTAACAATTGA
- a CDS encoding formate/nitrite transporter family protein, producing the protein MDEQDPPDPEESVREAVERSRSGAPAVGRVVRDRFSTDEVFQRIVAAADEEITSGSRELYFSGLAAGFAITITFLMLVSLTASTGGDPILSTLLYPLGFIYIIIGGYQLYTENTLPPVALTLERIASVPALLRNWIVVLAGNFTGGAIGAMALAWGGVLSADGTAAAFSIAQKGIKASQGELFVKAAFAGLIVAGVVWVEYASRDTISRIAVVYLAFLAIPLGGLYHVVVSFTEMVYLVLVGDLGVVVGMVEFVLPVLLGNTVGGILLVTVVNYFQTTEERLESARFDGANRQLSWREWILGGLAGRSYVPLIDTSERAAGHGAGSERILVPISNPRTEGTLAELACAYAAGKEAAYVEFVHIVRLPDRLAGGYGGDQTDQIVAESDAQMERVREIASSYEVDSETSTIVSHRSIEEVFQLADRKGADTVVMGWDEDALWKAGRAERPLDELTSSLPADFLVLADRGFDPEEILIPVAGNEHSVLSGEVASALGQTVGSAISLLRVADGPGRRTENEDFLARWAKNNDLESADRIVDDSGDVEGAIVRAAPEHGLIIIGATRDGLLSRIGSDSLHLDVLSDVDCSVLLAERATERGLLQRLFGN; encoded by the coding sequence ATGGACGAACAGGATCCACCAGATCCCGAGGAGAGCGTGAGAGAGGCCGTCGAGCGGTCTCGCAGTGGGGCTCCGGCAGTGGGACGGGTCGTTCGCGACCGGTTCTCGACCGACGAGGTGTTCCAGCGCATCGTCGCCGCGGCCGACGAGGAGATCACGTCGGGCAGTCGCGAGCTGTACTTCAGCGGTCTGGCGGCCGGGTTCGCGATCACGATCACGTTCCTGATGCTGGTGTCGCTGACGGCCTCGACCGGCGGCGACCCGATTCTGAGCACGCTCCTGTACCCGCTGGGGTTCATCTACATCATCATCGGCGGCTACCAGCTGTACACGGAGAACACGCTGCCGCCCGTCGCGCTGACGCTGGAGCGCATCGCCAGCGTGCCCGCGCTCTTGCGCAACTGGATCGTCGTGCTCGCCGGGAACTTCACCGGCGGCGCGATCGGCGCGATGGCGCTGGCCTGGGGCGGGGTGCTGTCGGCCGACGGGACGGCCGCGGCGTTCTCGATCGCACAGAAGGGCATCAAGGCGAGCCAGGGCGAACTGTTCGTGAAGGCCGCGTTCGCCGGGCTGATCGTCGCTGGCGTCGTCTGGGTCGAGTACGCCTCTCGGGACACGATCTCGCGGATCGCCGTCGTCTACCTCGCCTTCCTCGCGATCCCGCTTGGCGGGCTCTACCACGTCGTGGTCTCCTTTACCGAGATGGTGTATCTGGTGCTGGTCGGCGATCTCGGGGTCGTCGTCGGGATGGTCGAGTTCGTGCTCCCCGTGTTGCTCGGTAACACCGTCGGCGGCATCCTGCTGGTCACCGTCGTCAACTACTTCCAGACGACCGAGGAGCGCCTGGAGTCGGCCCGTTTCGACGGTGCCAACCGACAGCTCTCCTGGCGAGAGTGGATCCTGGGCGGTCTCGCGGGGCGGTCGTACGTGCCCCTGATCGACACGAGCGAGCGAGCGGCCGGACACGGCGCTGGCTCCGAGCGGATCCTTGTTCCGATCTCCAACCCGCGGACCGAGGGGACCCTCGCCGAGCTCGCGTGTGCGTACGCTGCCGGCAAGGAGGCGGCCTACGTGGAGTTCGTCCACATCGTCCGCCTGCCCGACCGGCTGGCGGGCGGGTACGGCGGCGACCAGACCGACCAGATCGTCGCCGAATCCGACGCACAGATGGAGCGGGTCCGCGAGATCGCGTCCAGCTACGAGGTCGACTCCGAGACCTCGACGATCGTCTCGCATCGCTCCATCGAGGAGGTGTTCCAGCTCGCAGACCGGAAGGGCGCGGACACGGTCGTGATGGGCTGGGACGAGGACGCGCTCTGGAAGGCCGGCCGGGCCGAACGCCCGCTCGACGAGCTGACGAGTTCGCTCCCGGCGGACTTCCTGGTGCTTGCCGATCGCGGGTTCGATCCCGAGGAGATCCTGATTCCGGTCGCGGGCAACGAACACTCCGTGCTGAGCGGCGAAGTCGCCAGTGCGCTCGGCCAGACCGTCGGTTCGGCGATCTCGCTGCTCCGGGTCGCCGACGGGCCGGGCCGGCGGACGGAAAACGAGGACTTTCTCGCCCGGTGGGCGAAGAACAACGACCTCGAATCGGCAGACCGCATCGTCGACGACAGCGGCGACGTCGAGGGGGCCATCGTGCGGGCCGCACCGGAACACGGCCTCATCATCATCGGGGCGACCAGAGACGGGCTCCTCTCGCGGATCGGGAGCGACTCGCTGCACCTCGACGTGCTGTCGGACGTGGACTGCTCGGTGTTGCTCGCCGAGCGAGCGACCGAGCGCGGGCTGCTCCAGCGGCTGTTCGGGAACTGA
- a CDS encoding 5-formyltetrahydrofolate cyclo-ligase → MDKQTLRQRVWDDLEESGDARFPFPPHGRIPNFADADAAADRLAETAIWADADALKANPDAPQLPVRRAAMRAGKTVYMAVPRLRDERCFIELDPAAVDDIDDATTVSGSSEAGVQVGPDEMPAIDLIVSGSVAVSERGARIGKGEGYSDLEYALLRELDLVDDETPVVTTVHERQLRDHELVDEHDVPMDLVVTPERTVETATPYDRPDGIDWAALDEDRIEEMPVLEARRP, encoded by the coding sequence ATGGACAAGCAGACGCTGCGCCAGCGCGTGTGGGACGACCTCGAAGAGAGCGGCGACGCCCGGTTTCCGTTCCCGCCCCACGGTCGCATCCCGAACTTCGCCGACGCGGACGCCGCGGCCGACCGGCTGGCCGAGACGGCGATCTGGGCGGACGCCGACGCCCTAAAGGCCAACCCCGACGCCCCGCAGCTCCCGGTCCGGCGGGCGGCGATGCGGGCCGGCAAGACCGTCTACATGGCCGTCCCGCGGTTGCGCGACGAGCGGTGTTTCATCGAACTCGACCCGGCGGCGGTCGACGACATCGACGACGCCACGACCGTCAGCGGCTCCAGCGAGGCGGGCGTGCAGGTCGGCCCCGACGAGATGCCCGCGATCGACCTGATCGTCTCGGGGAGCGTCGCCGTCAGCGAACGCGGTGCGCGGATCGGCAAGGGCGAGGGGTACAGCGACCTCGAATACGCGCTGCTCCGCGAACTCGATCTGGTCGACGACGAGACGCCAGTGGTGACGACGGTCCACGAGCGCCAGCTTCGAGACCACGAACTCGTCGACGAACACGACGTACCGATGGACCTGGTGGTGACGCCCGAACGGACCGTCGAGACGGCGACGCCGTACGACCGCCCGGACGGCATCGACTGGGCGGCCCTCGACGAGGACCGCATCGAGGAGATGCCGGTGCTCGAAGCGCGGCGTCCCTGA
- a CDS encoding hybrid sensor histidine kinase/response regulator, with the protein MDRANSVDRTRAPRGDTVDVLYVDPDTDSTVRDSFGDSGPFRVTHVADAATALAHVTDGSTDCVVSEQDLPDGSGLSLLRSIRRRAPSLPFVLFTDDGSETVASEAIDADVTGYLRRTPLEEQLPTLVTTVTEAVSRPHEQSAILDRMTDAFFALDVEWRFTYLNERAREIVCDAADVDRSIDDLVGTRIWDLLPEVVDTEFYDRYTEAMDEQRVTTFEAEYEPLGTWFEVRAYPSVDGLSVYFQDVTDRKHRIETLRERERILKEMYRVVSEKTLSFEEQVDRLLSIGQSVLGTDYGALSSREGDEYVFEVVRDPTGDTQPGDRVALDETNCERAIVTEETLVLEDIARDAPELAERAGYTDDGIACYLGTPVVVEDEVYGTFCFYDREPRTEPFSDWEIALVELLGNWVSYEQERRRHQNEIARERNRLEEFASVVSHDLRNPLSVALGRIDVARETGAEEHFDAIERSLQRMDTLIEDILSVARDGRTVSEPTPVDIETVAEDAWAVVESDEATLRIDVDDRFLGDATRLQQLLENLFRNAVQHAGRGVVITVGPLEEGTGFYVADDGPGIPEDERDDVFQSAYTTIDDGTGFGLKIVSEIAEAHGGYVTVTDGDDGGARFEIRDLPLA; encoded by the coding sequence ATGGACCGGGCGAACAGTGTCGATCGAACGCGAGCGCCGCGAGGGGACACCGTCGACGTCCTCTACGTCGACCCGGACACGGACTCGACGGTTCGAGACTCGTTCGGCGACAGCGGGCCGTTTCGCGTCACACACGTCGCCGACGCGGCGACGGCACTTGCCCACGTGACGGACGGATCGACAGACTGTGTCGTCAGCGAACAGGACCTCCCGGACGGTAGTGGGCTGTCGCTGCTGCGATCGATACGGCGTCGCGCCCCGTCGCTCCCGTTCGTGTTGTTCACCGACGACGGCAGCGAGACGGTCGCCAGCGAGGCGATCGACGCCGACGTGACCGGCTATCTCCGGCGGACGCCACTCGAAGAACAGCTCCCCACGCTCGTCACGACCGTCACCGAGGCAGTGAGCCGCCCGCACGAACAGTCGGCGATCCTCGATCGCATGACCGACGCGTTCTTCGCGCTGGACGTGGAGTGGCGGTTCACCTACCTCAACGAACGGGCGCGAGAGATCGTGTGTGACGCCGCCGACGTGGATCGGTCGATCGACGACCTCGTCGGGACCCGAATCTGGGATCTGTTGCCGGAAGTCGTCGACACGGAGTTCTACGACCGATACACCGAAGCGATGGACGAACAGCGGGTGACGACCTTCGAGGCCGAGTACGAGCCCCTCGGGACGTGGTTCGAGGTGCGGGCCTACCCCTCGGTCGACGGGCTCTCGGTGTACTTCCAGGACGTGACGGATCGAAAGCACCGGATCGAGACGCTCCGGGAGCGCGAGCGCATCCTCAAGGAGATGTACCGCGTCGTCTCCGAGAAGACGCTCAGCTTCGAGGAGCAGGTCGATCGGTTGCTCTCGATCGGCCAGTCGGTGCTCGGAACCGACTACGGGGCGCTCTCCTCCAGAGAGGGCGACGAGTACGTCTTCGAGGTCGTTCGCGATCCGACCGGCGACACCCAGCCCGGGGACCGGGTCGCGCTCGACGAGACCAACTGCGAGCGGGCGATCGTCACCGAAGAGACGCTGGTCCTCGAAGACATCGCACGGGACGCGCCGGAACTGGCCGAACGCGCCGGATACACCGACGATGGCATCGCCTGCTATCTCGGTACCCCCGTAGTGGTCGAGGACGAGGTGTACGGCACGTTCTGCTTCTACGACCGAGAGCCACGGACCGAGCCCTTCTCGGACTGGGAGATCGCCCTCGTGGAACTGCTCGGCAACTGGGTGAGCTACGAACAGGAGCGCCGCCGTCACCAGAACGAGATCGCCCGCGAGCGAAACCGGCTCGAAGAGTTCGCCAGCGTCGTCAGCCACGACCTGCGCAACCCGCTCAGCGTCGCACTCGGACGGATCGACGTGGCACGCGAAACCGGGGCCGAGGAGCACTTCGACGCGATCGAGCGGTCGCTCCAGCGGATGGACACGCTGATCGAGGACATCCTGTCGGTGGCACGCGACGGCAGGACCGTCTCGGAACCGACGCCGGTCGACATCGAGACCGTCGCCGAGGACGCCTGGGCGGTCGTCGAAAGCGACGAGGCGACGCTGCGAATCGACGTCGACGACCGTTTCCTCGGCGACGCGACGCGTCTCCAGCAGCTCCTGGAGAATCTCTTTCGAAACGCGGTCCAGCACGCCGGTCGAGGGGTCGTCATCACCGTCGGGCCCCTCGAAGAGGGGACCGGCTTCTACGTCGCCGACGACGGCCCCGGTATCCCCGAAGACGAGCGCGACGACGTCTTCCAGTCTGCCTACACGACCATCGACGACGGCACCGGGTTCGGCCTCAAGATCGTCTCCGAGATCGCCGAGGCTCACGGCGGATACGTCACCGTCACCGACGGCGACGACGGCGGGGCGCGCTTCGAGATCCGTGACCTGCCCCTCGCCTGA
- a CDS encoding RNA-guided endonuclease InsQ/TnpB family protein: MEIQRTAVVKLSVPDQRRDDLKRTMNTFRDAAQRFANRGWERDDNGYVITSRSRLQPLVYDDIRDDTGLHSDLTVAAVNHAADALTGCVDKMKAGERPSKPVFTSNTTVYNTSAISYFDGYCSLAAYGSGRVHAEYVYPDDSLQAEYMESSEWTKQGAKLRYDHQTDTYYLHVSVKQEREDSLEEAESRTVLGVDRNVDGYLAVTSTGAFIGNADLLNHKRREYERRRARLQQQGTRSAHLTIQSIGDTFANWSEDVLHQTSKRLVKEAMSRGCSAIVFEDLEQIRERISNASKFQQWAFRELKRQTTYKARAEGIAVESVHPAYTSQRCSHADCGFTHEDNRDGDQFTCQKCGKELHSDYNAARNIAHRFIQNRLKSGSGGATHHLALKSGTVNGNGDYSPSTV, encoded by the coding sequence ATGGAGATTCAGCGTACTGCTGTCGTCAAACTTTCCGTCCCCGACCAGCGGCGCGACGACCTGAAACGAACGATGAACACGTTTCGGGACGCTGCACAGCGGTTTGCCAACCGGGGATGGGAAAGAGATGACAATGGGTACGTGATAACGTCGCGCTCTCGACTACAACCGCTCGTCTACGACGACATACGGGACGACACCGGCCTTCACTCAGACTTGACCGTGGCCGCCGTCAACCATGCCGCCGACGCGCTTACCGGCTGTGTAGACAAAATGAAAGCTGGCGAACGCCCCTCAAAACCTGTGTTCACGTCGAACACGACCGTCTACAACACCAGTGCAATCAGTTACTTCGACGGATACTGTTCGCTGGCCGCTTACGGAAGTGGGCGTGTTCATGCTGAATACGTCTACCCAGACGACTCGCTCCAGGCCGAATACATGGAGAGTAGCGAGTGGACCAAACAAGGCGCGAAACTCCGATACGACCATCAGACCGATACCTACTACTTGCACGTTTCCGTCAAACAGGAACGCGAAGATTCGTTGGAAGAGGCCGAGAGCCGAACAGTTCTCGGCGTAGACCGGAACGTCGACGGGTATCTTGCTGTCACCAGTACAGGAGCGTTCATCGGCAACGCTGACCTACTGAACCACAAGCGCCGCGAGTATGAACGTCGTCGCGCCCGACTACAACAACAGGGGACGCGAAGCGCACACCTCACGATTCAGTCAATCGGTGACACCTTCGCTAACTGGTCCGAGGACGTTCTACACCAAACGTCGAAACGACTGGTGAAAGAAGCCATGTCACGGGGCTGTTCGGCAATCGTGTTCGAGGACTTGGAACAGATACGAGAACGTATCTCGAACGCCTCGAAATTCCAGCAGTGGGCGTTCCGCGAGTTGAAGCGCCAGACGACATACAAAGCCCGTGCCGAAGGAATCGCTGTCGAATCAGTCCATCCGGCCTACACCAGCCAGCGGTGTAGTCACGCCGACTGTGGCTTCACCCACGAGGACAACCGCGACGGCGACCAGTTCACCTGCCAGAAATGCGGGAAAGAACTTCATAGCGACTACAACGCGGCGCGCAACATCGCACACAGATTCATCCAGAACCGGCTCAAGTCTGGTTCTGGAGGGGCGACCCATCACCTCGCCCTGAAGTCGGGAACAGTGAACGGGAACGGCGACTACTCGCCTTCCACAGTATAG
- a CDS encoding dihydrolipoyl dehydrogenase family protein — translation MTHVVIIGAYGSAGAAVAGELAEEPGIELTLIDDGEPGGGLCILRGCMPSKEVLSAGAHRFQARHDDRLVGDAPEVDLERTVERKDDHTLGWAGHRRAGIEELAERDDVRFVHDTARFVDPHTVRAGGEEFDADYVVVATGSSVNVPDVPGIDEVEFMTSADVLDATDFPDSGIVMGFGYIGMEMVPYLAEAGGMDLTVVEHDDRPIDEADPEFGDAALELYRNHWDLEIPTNCHERRLEATDDGGVRLTVEFEDDGADGPTRETYEADQLFCFTGRRPTVEGLGLDNTEIAVSGDWVRETMQTAAHDHVYAVGDVNGKEPILHVAKEQGFTAAENIRRQEAGNAPQPYENVHHHVIFSGLGVYPFARVGHNEQTAREAGHDIAVATRQASDDGVFKSKYVPEGLAKLVVDRADGTVLGWQGMHYHADSFAKTMQIVVEMGLDVRELPDRSYHPTLPENLDGLFRDAADAVEQ, via the coding sequence ATGACCCACGTCGTCATCATCGGAGCCTACGGCAGCGCCGGAGCCGCCGTCGCTGGCGAGCTGGCAGAGGAACCGGGTATCGAACTGACGCTGATCGACGACGGCGAGCCCGGCGGCGGACTCTGTATCCTTCGGGGTTGTATGCCCTCGAAAGAAGTCCTCTCGGCAGGAGCCCATCGCTTCCAGGCCCGCCACGACGACCGACTGGTCGGCGACGCGCCCGAGGTCGACCTCGAACGGACCGTCGAGCGCAAGGACGACCACACCCTCGGGTGGGCGGGCCACCGCCGCGCCGGCATCGAGGAGCTGGCCGAGCGCGACGACGTGCGCTTCGTCCACGACACCGCTCGGTTCGTCGACCCACACACCGTCCGCGCGGGCGGCGAGGAGTTCGACGCCGACTACGTCGTCGTCGCCACCGGCTCCAGCGTCAACGTCCCCGACGTTCCGGGGATCGACGAGGTCGAGTTCATGACCAGCGCCGACGTGCTGGACGCCACCGACTTCCCCGACTCCGGGATCGTGATGGGCTTTGGCTACATCGGCATGGAGATGGTCCCGTACCTCGCCGAGGCCGGCGGGATGGACCTGACCGTCGTCGAGCACGACGACCGACCGATCGACGAGGCCGACCCCGAGTTCGGGGACGCCGCACTGGAGCTGTATCGGAACCACTGGGACCTGGAGATTCCGACCAACTGCCACGAACGGCGTCTCGAAGCGACCGACGACGGCGGCGTCCGGCTCACCGTCGAGTTCGAGGACGACGGGGCCGACGGTCCCACTCGGGAGACCTACGAGGCCGACCAGCTGTTTTGCTTCACCGGCCGCCGCCCGACCGTCGAGGGGCTCGGACTGGACAACACGGAGATCGCCGTCTCCGGCGACTGGGTCCGCGAGACGATGCAGACGGCAGCCCACGACCACGTGTACGCCGTCGGCGACGTCAACGGCAAGGAGCCGATCCTCCACGTCGCCAAGGAGCAGGGCTTTACCGCCGCAGAGAACATCCGCCGACAGGAAGCCGGGAACGCGCCCCAGCCCTACGAGAACGTCCACCATCACGTGATCTTCTCCGGGCTCGGCGTCTATCCGTTCGCCCGCGTCGGCCACAACGAACAGACCGCCAGAGAGGCGGGCCACGATATCGCCGTCGCGACCCGGCAGGCGAGCGACGACGGGGTCTTCAAGTCCAAGTACGTTCCCGAGGGGCTCGCGAAGCTCGTCGTCGACCGGGCAGACGGCACCGTGCTCGGCTGGCAGGGGATGCACTACCACGCCGACAGCTTCGCGAAGACGATGCAGATCGTCGTCGAGATGGGGTTAGACGTTCGGGAGCTGCCCGATCGCTCCTACCACCCGACCCTGCCCGAGAACCTCGACGGACTGTTCCGTGACGCCGCCGACGCCGTCGAGCAGTAA
- a CDS encoding helix-turn-helix domain-containing protein, giving the protein MPRAELTLTIPEEVWIGSLSRSFPDAEFRILAAVPGEESGVGLTEITADELVAILGQMDESEAVTSLEILQRWEDTALVQFETSDPLLLFPVQGSGIPLEMPFRLSDGEARWEITAPQERLSALGQQLEEFGIPFHVERVSQHVETEQLLTGSQLELIQAAVENGYYDTPRDCSLTELASEVGIAKSTCSETLHRAEEKIVKEFVEELG; this is encoded by the coding sequence ATGCCACGAGCCGAACTGACGCTGACGATTCCAGAGGAGGTGTGGATCGGTTCGCTCTCGCGGTCGTTTCCGGACGCGGAGTTTCGCATCCTGGCGGCGGTCCCCGGCGAGGAGTCGGGCGTCGGGCTCACGGAGATCACCGCCGACGAACTGGTCGCCATCCTCGGCCAGATGGACGAGAGTGAGGCCGTCACCAGTTTAGAGATTCTCCAGCGCTGGGAGGACACGGCGCTGGTCCAGTTCGAGACCAGCGATCCGCTCCTGTTGTTCCCGGTGCAGGGCTCCGGTATCCCACTGGAGATGCCGTTCAGACTCAGCGACGGCGAGGCCCGCTGGGAGATCACCGCGCCACAGGAGCGACTGTCCGCGCTGGGCCAGCAACTCGAAGAGTTCGGCATTCCGTTCCACGTCGAGCGGGTCAGCCAGCACGTCGAGACCGAGCAGCTGCTCACGGGGAGCCAACTGGAGTTGATCCAGGCCGCCGTCGAGAACGGCTACTACGACACGCCGCGGGACTGTTCGCTGACCGAACTCGCCTCGGAGGTCGGCATCGCCAAGTCGACCTGCAGCGAGACGCTCCACCGGGCCGAGGAGAAGATCGTCAAGGAGTTCGTCGAGGAACTGGGCTGA
- a CDS encoding DEAD/DEAH box helicase: protein MDETIAWLRERPFYEGQIVDQRTVPGRDATVADLDVRDRLADALAEDGIEQLYAHQADAVGAVRDGDNVVLSTATASGKSLAYTVPAFERALEDRRTTLYVAPQVALINDQTETLSTLADRLGFASGVSVAQYTGRQSQTEKEQIRERQPTVLLTTPDMLHYGILPHAHRLWKWFFQRLDTVVVDEVHSYRGVFGSHVALVFRRLQRIAERFDAEPEWLCCSATIGNPVEHAATVTGTAPSSYRLVDDDASASGPRHWLVWNPPEYSGDGWGSGRRKSSHVETRRLFVELVQRGLQTVVFTGSRQTAERYAADSAEALRDRGAHDLADAVGAYQAALTDDRRRRLERELKSGALRGVWSTNALELGVDVGGLDAVVLDGYPGTRMQTFQQAGRAGRGRDPALVVLVGGEDQLDQYVVDNPDTLFEHPPEQAVTNPENEQLMPAHACSAARETWLKPDDDRYFGETFPALVADLERDGRLARRTTAEGTRWVYGGEGSPQHETSLRTVDDQSIQLRHGEDTIATLPLGDALRDAHPGAIYHHQGTTYEVTDLDLDHGIAELDRTWADYFTRVRHEKEITVEADLRADTLDARPDVPVRFADVTMRKQITGYERRDGQNGEVIGRRSLDLPETTLRTKALYFTVPADLERAMLGEAVPATDDGTADGRDRPPAPDDPGDFPGGIHAAEHAAISMLPFEYLCDRRDVGGLSTPLHPHTDEPTIFVYDGHPGGVGIVRSAYDDVEGLLATTLSMLRSCDCADGCPACVQSPHCGNANDPLDKGLATYLLDGLTE from the coding sequence GTGGACGAGACTATCGCGTGGCTCCGGGAACGACCCTTCTACGAGGGGCAGATCGTCGACCAGCGGACGGTACCGGGACGGGACGCGACCGTCGCCGACCTCGACGTACGCGACCGACTGGCCGACGCGCTGGCCGAGGACGGCATCGAACAGCTCTACGCCCACCAGGCCGACGCCGTCGGAGCCGTCCGTGACGGCGACAACGTGGTGCTTTCGACCGCGACGGCGAGCGGAAAGAGTCTCGCCTACACGGTGCCGGCCTTCGAGCGCGCCCTCGAAGATCGCCGGACCACACTCTACGTCGCCCCCCAGGTCGCGCTGATCAACGACCAGACGGAGACGCTCTCGACGCTGGCGGATCGGCTCGGCTTCGCGTCGGGCGTGTCGGTCGCCCAGTACACCGGCCGCCAGTCCCAGACCGAGAAAGAGCAGATCCGCGAGCGCCAGCCCACCGTCCTCCTGACGACGCCGGACATGCTCCACTACGGCATCTTGCCCCACGCACACCGCCTCTGGAAGTGGTTCTTCCAGCGACTCGACACCGTCGTGGTCGACGAGGTCCACAGCTACCGGGGGGTGTTCGGCAGTCACGTCGCACTCGTGTTTCGACGCCTCCAGCGCATCGCAGAGCGGTTCGACGCCGAGCCGGAGTGGCTCTGTTGCTCGGCGACGATCGGCAACCCCGTCGAGCACGCGGCGACGGTGACCGGCACTGCCCCGTCCTCGTACCGACTCGTCGACGACGACGCCAGCGCCAGCGGCCCCCGCCACTGGCTGGTGTGGAACCCGCCCGAGTACAGCGGGGACGGCTGGGGGAGCGGCCGCCGGAAGTCCAGTCACGTCGAGACCAGACGGCTGTTCGTCGAGCTGGTCCAGCGGGGCCTCCAGACGGTGGTGTTCACCGGCTCGCGCCAGACTGCAGAGCGCTACGCGGCGGACAGCGCCGAGGCACTGCGCGACCGGGGAGCCCACGACCTCGCGGACGCCGTCGGTGCGTACCAGGCCGCACTGACCGACGACCGTCGCCGTCGGCTGGAGCGAGAACTCAAGTCCGGCGCGCTGCGTGGCGTCTGGAGCACGAACGCGCTGGAACTCGGCGTCGACGTGGGCGGTCTCGACGCCGTCGTGCTCGATGGCTACCCCGGCACCCGGATGCAGACCTTCCAGCAGGCGGGCCGGGCCGGACGCGGGCGCGACCCCGCCCTCGTCGTGCTGGTCGGCGGCGAGGACCAGCTCGACCAGTACGTCGTCGACAACCCGGACACGCTGTTCGAGCACCCGCCCGAGCAGGCGGTGACGAACCCGGAGAACGAACAGCTCATGCCCGCACACGCCTGCTCGGCCGCCCGCGAGACGTGGCTGAAACCCGACGACGACCGGTACTTCGGCGAGACGTTCCCCGCGCTGGTGGCCGACCTGGAGCGGGACGGCCGCCTCGCGCGCCGGACGACTGCGGAGGGGACCCGCTGGGTGTACGGCGGCGAGGGCAGTCCACAGCACGAGACGAGTCTCCGGACCGTCGACGACCAGTCGATCCAGCTGCGCCACGGCGAGGACACGATCGCGACGCTACCCCTCGGCGACGCGCTGCGAGACGCACACCCCGGCGCGATCTACCACCACCAGGGGACGACCTACGAGGTGACCGACCTCGACCTCGATCACGGCATCGCCGAACTCGACCGGACGTGGGCCGACTACTTCACCCGCGTGCGCCACGAGAAGGAGATCACCGTCGAGGCCGACCTGCGAGCGGACACGCTCGACGCCCGGCCCGACGTGCCCGTGCGCTTTGCGGACGTGACCATGCGCAAGCAGATCACCGGCTACGAGCGCCGCGACGGGCAGAACGGCGAGGTGATCGGGCGGCGTAGCCTCGATCTCCCCGAGACAACCCTCAGGACCAAAGCGCTGTATTTCACCGTCCCCGCGGATCTAGAGCGAGCGATGCTTGGCGAGGCGGTCCCGGCGACCGACGACGGGACGGCGGACGGCCGCGACCGTCCGCCCGCCCCCGACGATCCCGGCGACTTCCCCGGCGGCATCCACGCCGCCGAACACGCCGCGATCTCGATGCTCCCCTTCGAGTATCTCTGTGACCGCCGCGACGTTGGCGGGCTCTCGACGCCGCTGCACCCCCACACCGACGAGCCCACGATCTTCGTGTACGACGGCCATCCCGGCGGCGTCGGCATCGTCCGGAGCGCCTACGACGACGTCGAGGGGCTGCTGGCGACGACGCTCTCGATGCTGCGGTCCTGTGACTGTGCCGACGGCTGCCCGGCCTGCGTGCAGTCGCCCCACTGTGGCAACGCCAACGACCCGCTGGACAAGGGGCTGGCGACGTACCTGCTGGACGGGCTGACGGAGTGA